Proteins encoded by one window of Mariniplasma anaerobium:
- a CDS encoding glycosyltransferase family protein — MKKILMVTAFYLENNTSRPYHMKQYFESKGFKTVVVTTNFNHSTKTIESITKSNVVQLKVPTYSQTFSLKRILSHLVFGFKIKKILLNVDYDTVYIAVPPNYSAKIAAKIGRKLNKIVITDIIDIWPQNSGKFPVSYILKKWATMRDKTLYNSDLVLIETSGYKKYIDPIRKDYELVYLTKTIDYNPENQSNNITKFEKSINIAYLGNFSSSYDFKSLIEISKILSRKYIVKIVIIGDGYLKRYVLEELDKISIYYEDNGIVFSESEKHRLLKDCHFGYNAVNKNITVGLSYKSIDYLSYSLPLLNNIKFDTKKLVEEFNAGINFDSSIEACEKILLLTDEAYLSMRDGSYRLFKTHFSLDAFNNKMDEILKKRRLL; from the coding sequence ATGAAAAAAATTCTTATGGTTACTGCTTTTTACCTTGAAAATAACACTTCAAGACCTTATCATATGAAACAGTACTTTGAATCTAAAGGGTTTAAAACAGTCGTTGTTACAACAAATTTCAATCATTCAACTAAAACAATAGAGAGTATCACCAAATCAAATGTGGTGCAATTAAAAGTGCCAACTTATTCACAAACTTTTTCACTTAAGAGAATCCTATCACATCTTGTTTTTGGTTTTAAAATCAAAAAAATATTACTTAATGTAGATTATGATACTGTATATATTGCAGTACCACCAAATTACTCAGCGAAGATAGCTGCAAAAATTGGTAGAAAACTAAATAAGATAGTCATTACAGATATCATTGATATTTGGCCGCAAAATAGTGGTAAATTCCCTGTTAGCTATATATTAAAAAAATGGGCAACTATGAGAGATAAAACTTTATATAATTCTGACTTAGTCCTAATTGAAACAAGTGGATACAAAAAATATATAGATCCAATTAGAAAAGATTATGAACTTGTTTACTTAACAAAAACGATTGATTATAATCCTGAAAATCAAAGTAATAACATCACAAAATTTGAAAAGAGTATTAATATTGCGTATTTAGGGAATTTTTCATCTTCATATGACTTCAAATCTCTTATAGAAATTTCAAAAATTCTTAGTAGAAAATATATTGTGAAAATAGTCATTATTGGTGACGGCTATTTGAAAAGGTATGTCTTAGAAGAGCTTGACAAAATTTCTATTTACTATGAAGATAATGGAATTGTTTTCAGTGAGAGTGAAAAACATAGATTATTAAAGGATTGTCACTTTGGGTATAATGCTGTTAACAAGAATATAACAGTAGGCTTATCATATAAATCTATTGATTATCTTTCATATAGCTTGCCATTATTAAACAATATAAAGTTTGATACCAAAAAACTTGTTGAAGAATTTAATGCAGGTATAAATTTCGACTCATCCATAGAAGCTTGTGAAAAAATTTTGTTATTAACCGATGAAGCCTATCTTTCAATGAGAGATGGTTCGTACAGATTATTTAAAACCCATTTTTCTTTAGATGCTTTTAACAATAAAATGGATGAAATCCTTAAGAAGAGGAGATTACTATGA
- a CDS encoding glycosyltransferase family 4 protein: MKILVVFAISNRGGGSETFLINFLTRFSKLPNYEIVCFLPEERKDAYQIGNEKVKYIYISEEIIRNPFKRLKYENFTVKKMIKEINPDIIFIPSEAIPVSWKNLRSKIITNVHSTIQTSSYKTFFSRSFRENYDYFIRKRSLKLSDHIIFVSHLSMAEIKYKFAINDEKAVVIYHGVNIDENEYNKTDEYGDFILSVGDRYEHKNYELMIYLFSKLINKYELNSNLVIIGRKKVEKIDNRIFELISKLHLEKRVILLDNVPYLEIGKYYSSAKLYLNTSTWESFGITPLEAMSYKLPCVICNASALAEVYNDNLVYIDPKIESDVVMIDKIYKVYSDNTIREKYIDKGYSFAKKFSWDESINNYIRYFERIDI, encoded by the coding sequence ATGAAAATATTAGTTGTTTTCGCAATTTCAAATAGAGGAGGAGGATCTGAAACATTTCTAATTAATTTTTTGACGAGATTCTCAAAACTTCCAAATTATGAAATTGTTTGTTTTCTACCTGAAGAAAGAAAAGATGCTTATCAAATTGGAAATGAAAAGGTTAAATATATATATATTTCAGAAGAAATTATTCGCAACCCTTTTAAACGACTAAAGTATGAGAATTTTACAGTTAAAAAAATGATAAAAGAAATCAATCCTGATATTATCTTTATTCCATCAGAAGCAATACCAGTAAGTTGGAAAAATTTAAGATCCAAGATAATAACTAATGTCCATTCGACCATTCAAACATCAAGTTACAAAACTTTTTTTTCTAGAAGTTTTAGAGAAAACTACGACTATTTTATTAGAAAAAGATCTTTAAAATTATCTGATCATATTATTTTTGTGTCACATTTATCAATGGCTGAAATTAAGTACAAATTTGCTATCAATGATGAAAAAGCAGTTGTGATTTACCATGGTGTTAATATTGATGAAAATGAATATAACAAAACAGATGAATATGGAGATTTCATTTTATCAGTAGGAGATAGATATGAACATAAGAATTATGAGTTAATGATTTATCTTTTTAGCAAACTCATAAACAAGTATGAATTGAATTCAAACTTAGTAATTATAGGAAGAAAGAAAGTAGAAAAAATAGATAATAGAATATTTGAACTCATAAGCAAGTTGCATTTAGAAAAAAGAGTAATTCTTTTAGATAACGTCCCTTATTTAGAAATAGGCAAATATTACTCAAGTGCAAAATTATACTTGAATACAAGTACTTGGGAATCTTTTGGTATAACACCTTTAGAAGCAATGAGTTATAAATTGCCTTGTGTTATTTGCAATGCAAGTGCATTAGCGGAAGTTTACAACGATAATTTGGTTTATATAGACCCGAAAATTGAAAGTGATGTGGTTATGATTGATAAGATATACAAAGTTTATAGCGATAATACTATAAGAGAAAAATACATTGATAAAGGATATAGTTTTGCAAAAAAATTTAGTTGGGATGAGTCAATTAATAATTATATACGATACTTCGAGAGAATAGATATATGA